CGATTGTCATATTTTCATCAAATCCATTGAGATCATTTAGAGCAAAATTTAAGTTCCAAAGGCCATCATCATTACTGAATATTAAATCAAAATTAGCATTCTCTCCATTTAAATGGCTTTGCAAATATTCTCTAATACTTGCGGAGAACTTTTTTTGCAGCTTCAAACCTAGCATCACATCATAGGTTTTAAAAACATCATCCAGTTCAAGTGAGATGGCTTCTACTTGAACGATATCAAACCATTTGGACTCTATATATATAAACTCATTTTGGCGCTTATGTAAATAAACGAGCGGCTGGGTTAAAAAGTCAGAAGACTCGATGCGAATCATGTTCTCGGTTTCTTTATCACACCTTTCGATATAGGCATCCGAAAATCGTAAATTCGCTTCCATATCCACTAATGGAACATCCAGCAGCTCATGCTTTTGGGCATATTCTTTTTCTTCTGGGAAAAGAGCGATGTTTTCACCATTTTGTTCTGAATAATCATGTATGTATTCTAAAATGCGTTCCTTTAACATATAAAAATCCTCCTAAAACCACTTTATCCTATACTATTGTATTTTTTAAAGAAAAAAGCAAGTGAAATTTACCATCATTAAAAAACGTAATATTGTTTGAATTTTCTCTCATTTGTTTCTATCCATTTGGAATGAATATAAAAAATAAAAAGTGTTCCAGTTTGTAAATTGGAACACTTTTTTCTTCAATCCTGAGCGGATTTGCATTTTTTTAACAATGTGATTCTTTTATTTTAAAAATGTATTAGGCATGACCACTGCAATAACCTCACCACGTGCACATAGCTCATTATTGGCTAAAACCTCCGCTTCCACCCTAAACTTTTTTGGATGGATTTCATGAACCGTTCCGCTTACTTTTAAAGGTATTCCATGCGGTGTTGGTTTAAGAAAGTTGACATTCAGTGAAGCAGTCACAAATCTT
Above is a genomic segment from Neobacillus endophyticus containing:
- a CDS encoding branched-chain amino acid aminotransferase gives rise to the protein MLKERILEYIHDYSEQNGENIALFPEEKEYAQKHELLDVPLVDMEANLRFSDAYIERCDKETENMIRIESSDFLTQPLVYLHKRQNEFIYIESKWFDIVQVEAISLELDDVFKTYDVMLGLKLQKKFSASIREYLQSHLNGENANFDLIFSNDDGLWNLNFALNDLNGFDENMTIGEGYQLIYRFLFEMIAELEK